In the genome of Megalops cyprinoides isolate fMegCyp1 chromosome 18, fMegCyp1.pri, whole genome shotgun sequence, the window GAAAATGCCAGAAtgaagcacaaaataaaaagcataacAATAGGGAATAATGTAGTTCAATCTTCAATCAACTGTATGAAACAAAGGGGGGTTACAGTACATAAGGAAGCAATTAAAAAATCAAGGAAACACAATTTTGTACCTTTTCCATGGACATAtgtaataatttcaaaattatcATCTTAAATAAGCAGAATATTACAGCTAGCACAAGtttattgggggaaaaaaatgaaacagagacaaaaaaaacatcacagagtACTTACACACTGACTCTTAAATGCCACAGGggagaagataaaaaaaaataataataaagagtGACCGACCCTCTGACTCAGATTGATGAAATTCCCATTAacacgctctctccctcctgggCGCAACACTTCTATTTCTGTACATTCTAATTCTGCTCATTGTTCACCTGACATGAATTATCCCACACAAAGCTGCACGCCGCTCATCCACATTATTAATTACACTGGGCAATTTATAGGTCTTTATGTTAGTTAGAGTATTACCTACGTGTGATGCTTTTCAAGTGCATGCAAAAAGAAGCAAGCAAATGCACCACAGTCTCATGATGGAACATATAAAGTTCATTTAATTGGAGTAGACTTCCTTACTCCCTGTCATTCCGGGTCTGTTATGAATAATCAGTTTCAGGAAATGAACATCTCTGCTAAACTCCCAGTGTCCCTCCACTGTCAGCATAGTGCCATTTGGCAGATTGAGAGGCATTTCAATAATGTTCAGTCCTTTCCCCCATACTTTAGTACCATGTGCTACATACTGCAAATGATTGATTGCAATTGCAATCaatcacgaaaaaaaaaaacaggtaaccTATCtctaacagaaataaatgtatacatttcagCTCAGCTGTATTAAGacacatatattttatacatgcaTATCTACACAaaatttattgtaattaatattaaaataaaatgaaaaatgcttaaTTCAAATAGCAAGCAGCAATATGAGACTTCAGAGTTAAAATAGCAAGTGAACTTGGCTTTTGTCTttaataaatgtcacatttgttgACACTGTTCTACTCTAAGAGGTCTGTTACTTCATTACTTAACAAAGAGCTTTCAATGAGCACAAGGATGCCAGTATCTTTCACAGCATTGTTAGACCATGTGGATCAGGTTTTGGAAATGGGGTgacatgtgtcattttgttatCAGCTATTCTTTGTGCATCTATCCTTTATTATGCATCtctttaaatattgtataatagagattttttttacattactagTTTGttacaaatgtacagtacatgaagCAGATCATCTCTATTCCTGTGAAACAGCATGCTAAAATCAGGGGTGCTAATAGAATTGATTAATCAGTCAGACAGATATGAGACAACAGGGAATGTTGTGTCCATCTTGAAAGTGAAATAACATTGAAATTATTAATGACACTAATCCGATATTGATGTCACTCCACAAAATCATACAAGCCTCAACAAGCCAGACAAGAACTATTATAATATATACCTGAAATAGCTTCACTTATTTCCCACACTAGTAGATAAGACCTGgatgtattattcatttcatgaatttaCATACATGTTCGTATACGGTTTTCCCAGATACATCTCCTTCGAGCAATATATCACCACATGAATATGAGCAGAGCATCAACATTTCGTGGCACGCGTTGTTTTCTTGTGCGCATGATCTGTGCAAAAGGCATAGCGAGGAAAAGCCTTACTTCGGGTTTTCATGTGAGGTAGTCATAGCAGCGGAGGAACACGAACAAATACATGCCCttatatttgaaaaagaactgTAAGGACGTGTGATGCCCTGTGCCCCTGTGATTCTGGCATTTCTAAGATAGGAGCAACGGAAAGAGCACTCATCAAGTTGGAACATCACAATGGGGCGCAAGGGCGCGGGATCGTCGAATTCAGCACGCTGGACAGTTCCATCAGAGGGCTGAGTTGACAAATCTTGCAAGGAGTTAAATTGTCCAACGAGGAATGAAGTGTTGAGAATGCGCTGCAGAGGATCATGCGGGAGATAATGTACAGATCTCGACAAACGCCAATAAACGGCTGGTGAAATTTTGAATTGAGAAATGGACTTGGCAGAAATTCTCTTGGCGTTGTTTATTGTCGTGGTTGCGATTGTCTCATTGTTATCGAACTTACTGGTGCTGCTATGTTTTGTGCACAGCGCCGAGATCCGCAGGCAAGTGCCGGGCATATTCACCATGAACCTATCTTTCTGCAACATTCTTATAACGATTTTAAACATGCCATCAACATTACTGGGGATTATAAAAAGCCAAAAGCCTTTTGGAGATTGCGTATGCCACACTATAAGCTTTCTGGAGACTTTTTTGACCGCAAATACTATGCTGAGCATGGCAGCTCTAAGCATAGACAGGTGGATCGCTGTAGTTTTCCCACTGAGTTACTCCAGTAAAATGAGATACAAGGATGCGATAATCATGGTGTGCTATTCGTGGCTTCATTCCCTCGCGTtttctctgatctctctgcttttttcttgGGTTGACTATAACCGCATATACGCGTCTTGCACCTTACATTTAAACGAGGAGAGCGAAAGGATAAAGTTCACGGTGTTCACCATTGTGTTCCACGCAACAAGCTTCATGCTTTCCCTCCTAATACTGTGTTTCACATACCTAAAGGTTTTAAAAGTAGCGCGGTTTCACTGCAAGAGGATTGACATAATAACCATGCAGACCCTGTTTTTGCTGGTTGATATTCACCCGAGGTATTTACGCAAATTTACTTTTTGTGCGTATTAAACCAGTAATGTAGAAAGACAATTGGTTCAGAGACTAATGTAGTACCATGCCATTTTTAAGTATGCTATTCTAATGTCGCAGGTGAATTTACTGCTGGTTGTTTGTCTTCCGAAAGGTATACATACCCCCCAAAGGAAACTACACCTTACTGTACAGATTGTACAGCTATTGCATGTTATAGACGTAACGAATGAAATGTGACAACCCTTTGCAGTCAGTTTTCTCTGGAGTAAATCAATGTAGCTGTAAAGTAACATGTCTTCATGTAAGAGTGAAAATATGCACGTGTTTTTATTATACCCTGCAATGACATTGTTACCGCTTTATCATGAATTTCTAACGCCACTATCATTTCTAGTGTCAAACAACGTTGTCTCGCGGAgcaaaaaaggaggaaacaaCGTGCCACCAAGAAAATAAGCATTTTCATTGGATCGTTCATTGTCTGTTTCGCTCCTTATGTTATCACGAGGTAAGTATATTTCATGATGTCAAATAACCCTTGAAACACTATTTGACATAGAGTG includes:
- the gpr78b gene encoding G-protein coupled receptor 26, which produces MDLAEILLALFIVVVAIVSLLSNLLVLLCFVHSAEIRRQVPGIFTMNLSFCNILITILNMPSTLLGIIKSQKPFGDCVCHTISFLETFLTANTMLSMAALSIDRWIAVVFPLSYSSKMRYKDAIIMVCYSWLHSLAFSLISLLFSWVDYNRIYASCTLHLNEESERIKFTVFTIVFHATSFMLSLLILCFTYLKVLKVARFHCKRIDIITMQTLFLLVDIHPSVKQRCLAEQKRRKQRATKKISIFIGSFIVCFAPYVITRLTELLPFVGINRHWGIMSKCLTYSKAASDPFAYSLLRQQYKKVLINIVNRLLKRDLYPSSGHNSSLDTENDYCLQRIS